tCTCTCACTTTAGAACTGACTTAGGCCTTCTTCAAATGTCAGTTACTTCCTGATGATCGACTTGGCGATTCTCATGTTTGGAACCACATCGAAGTCTAAATCATCCTTTAACTTCGACACTTGGAGTGTTATTTTAGAAAGACAATGGATCATCATATGCCATTTGTTCTACGAAAGCATCTCAACAAGGAATATGGTGAGGACGCGTTTCTctgtttcttgtttcattttcttcctttcatgaCGAGGAACTCCCACTGGGGACTGTAAAGCTCTTCGAATATTTGACCTGTGAAAATGAAATGGGAATTCGTTATAAAAGTGGGTGACAAAGTGTAACAAAGTATACAAAAGGCCaagttcaagaaaaaaacatgcaaaaagaagaggtgagaaaatgagagagaagagggaaagctAACCTGCATCAGGAAATAAACGACCACCAATCCGAAGGGCAAGGTGAACATTGCTTCGCCACAATGTAGCTAGATGATAGAAAGTGGCACGACTCATCTCTTAAACCCTGTTTACTTCCTCTTTCCTAATCTGTCATCAGCAACCAATCAAACAAGAACACCAAGGGACCACTGTCCAAGGATGTGAATTGCTTATATTTATACTGGTTGTATTCTTAACCATATCTCTTTTTCTATATCTTCACATATTGGatccgaattcaaattcaaatattagTGAAGAAAAGTCgtatctgaattcaatttttaaagtcgcatccaaatccagatccgaattttaaatcaaatttgtcaAGGAACCAACTGTCAAAATATAAGGATATCAAATATAGGATGcttattcaaaactaaatccCAATCCCATCAGATGTTtatataaattcaaatctgaattagATCGAATGTGAGTTTGTATATTTTGAATCCGATCTACTTTCTTAATCGtatcttaattttttcatattcaacttTTTCAAGACAAATTAGTTTGACATGGGGTCCAAACcggatttattgacatcccagGAAAACCACATAAATCTTGATAGACATCAAAGTTGTTATGGCACAGATTCTCAGTCAATCAAGCTGACCAAACGATAAATAcggaaatcaaatcaaacaccaAACAATAAATCCTGGACAAGTTATCCAGATTCAGGGCATAATGGAAACATTTTAGGATTTCCAGAAATGTTTTCTGGataatcaaacacaacctaaattCTGGTTGCGAACTTAGGCTTTCAAAAACGGGGGCCTCTATTCCGAACAAATAACCAAAGACACGCAAGCTAAAACGTGCAACTCTGTTTGAATCAAAGGCTAAAACTTTCTAAAGTTAGAAGTGTCAATGAACAAAAACCCTTGAGGCTAGGATTTCGTTATGACTAATAGAACAGTCGTCTCCTCGAAGACATCTGATAAGATTGGAACGAAATTGATATAATGGGTTATGAAAATGTGTTCCGGAAGacagttttatttatcaaacaaATCAGATCCAAAGGTAGCGGAATATCTTCCCACGGAATGGTTTCTACCAAACAAATTAGGTTTCTACCGAACAAATTATGTTTCGAAGTTTAATTTGTTTACGGCTTCTTTGTAGGCAAATTTGCTAATCATTCAGAGTTCCATATCACTCGTaatcaaatagaaaaatattttttcttgtaattaaTTTCAAAGAAATAACATATCTAGACTAAAACTAAGTGCAGATCTAAGGATGTTCCTACTATATAGGTTTGGGTTGTCTGTGCCTACTAAGGATGTTCTGAAAAAGGGTTTTAGAAGCATATCTAAGTTCATTCATATGTTCGAAGTGCAGAAATCATAACAAATCTATCCACAGGACCACAGggcaaaaaatgaatgaaaaatcaATGGTAATGTGTGATTCATTACAAGAATCTCATGTACGTGTAGAGTAAAGAAGGTATATACAGGTACAGCAACATTTATATGTTTCTCTATTTTCATGTAAGAAGGTATATACAAGTACAGCaacatttatatgttttctattttcatgTATGCTCGCATACACACactcatgcatatatatacacacacacacactcacagaCGAACACATGCTTGTGCACATGTGTAAGTGCAGGTCTGCCCATATCCACAAGGAAAAGAACAGAAGACtcaaaaaattgacaaaataacAAGAGGAAAGGGTTTGACACCTGCTATAgccaaattttttacatttagaAACTCCTGTCCGGAACTCAGTTTTAAGCAGCCAGAATGGAAGTTGAGATGGATTGACCTGCTTCTATTTCAGTTAATCACACTTCATCTTGCAAACTAAGTTGCCCTTTGAATTTGTGTTCACTCAATGAAGACCAAATCACAGGAGCTCAGGAAGCCGACCTAAAGTGCAAACTGAGCACTCCTGTTTAACTTTTGTAGGCAAAGCCAACTGGAATATTGACAGCCTCCTGCAAGGATTTGAGAAATAAACTTGTGCTTTCATGTGAGAAAACCTTGATGAGTAGATCATAAGACGAACTCCACATGCATTACCATATAGAAACACCATTCACAATCTTCTTCCCTCGCAAACTGACAGGCCATTAGGATTCTTCCACACcatatgaacaatttattttgATCCAGCCTTTGCTTGTCAGATCCTGAACATGAGCTCTCTTCCTAATCTCTTTGGAGCATAAGGAATGGCCTCTACGATTCTCTTCCCCTCCAAACTTGGCAGCTCATACGCATCAGGGATCCTCTCAAGGTATATAAACCCATTCTCATCTTCGTATCTTTTCAAGATTACTCTAAGTGCACTCTTCTCTTCACTAAAAACTGCATGCCAAGACTCATTGCTAGGTGATCTTCCACTCATGTTGCTGACAGCATCACGCAGCACTCCTATTGCAAGACCAATCTTCCCTTCTTCATACAGTTCAATTGCAACATGCTTTTGACCTCTTGCCTGGTGCAGTAGGCAGTTCAGGGAAATGAAGTCCTGCAGAACAAAACATCATACTGGTGTAAGGACATCGGACAATTGCACAATCAAAACTATTTAATATGTCCACTCAGATTACAAGGATTTAGAAGTTTTAGAAGCCATGGCAGCAAGTGAAGTGAGAGAAAGtgtaaagaaacaaaagcagTAGAGTTAACCCAAGAAGCAAAAAcattaatttcataaatttatcatCCATAGGTGTTCAACTTTCACTTATGCACACTGAGTCAGTGTTCCAAGAAGCATTACTGAATCAAATGATCACTGGAGAGGCTTTCTAAAGAAAAAGTGCCTTCCACATGAACATAACAAACCAGGAAAATCATGTTATGAACGACTGTCATGTGCCATAAAAATGTTCCCATATACTTAACACAATCTAGAAATATCTTCAAGCCATCAATCTCAAGACCTATCTTCTAGAAGTTGCATTGAATGCCATCTTTATGAACCAATTCAAGGTGCATAGAGAGACCTTTTTTGAGAATCTGATCAACCACTTTAATGAAATGGACAATCTTGCATTCAGTAGAAAATAGGATGATACTGTTCTTGAAAAGACATCAAATTCTGATGTTAACTATTTAAAAAGTGAGACTAGTACCACTTCGCACAAACGAAGTTGGTCTGTTAAAATTATGGATGCATGTGAATCGGATTTTGGACAGTTAAATATAGAGCAAAAGGGGTTAGGATCAGATCCAGTGCaacataaaatgataaaaccCCCATGCCAGAACCCACctatttccattccttaaagtTGATTTTAAGGATCATATGTTGCTTGTTTGGAGAAAATGATAAATGATACTGTTAATTGCTTCCAGGACAAAATAATTTGATTCTGTCAAAGAGTGGTGTTATTGATAAAGGTGGAGAATACTATTCTGCAGAAAACATGTGGTTAAATCCTGTGCTCTGACAGACTGGAAGTGGTCATGTCCTTAGTAATATATCATAGGAAGGAAATTGTAGAGACGTTTAGAATACAAAATCAAGTGACAACAGTATGCCTGCGGCATGTTCAACTTCAGCATGATTCCTTTGAACAAAGCGATGCCCCCCACAGTCTAGAGTGACAAAGAATTAAGTAGCCCTACAGAAAAAAGATATATGGCTacagaaaatgttaaaaaggaaaagggaaagaacttAAAATAGATGCTTAATCAACTGTTCTGTTTGCGTAGGAGGAATTGTATCCTCAATAACATTATAAAGAGTTTGTAGTGACAATGGATGTGTAAAGATGGCTTAATTCACAAAGACAGTCTTGTAGAATCATCTATATCTTTAAGTACAAGATACATCTGTAACTGTAATGGCCAAACCTAAGGAATTTGGATGTCATTCAAAGGGGTGCTGGTGGCATCCCATGGTTAACTGTTTTTGGTACATTTTCACtcttccatatttttcttttatgaaatatattttcttactttttcagCCTGACATTTTTTAGTGCTTCAAAATACTAtcagaaagaaataaactactAAGAAAAGATTAATCTCACAATTGCAATCTGAAAGTATGTAGATCCGTGTCATGACTCATGACCAATCAGCGATGCAATCAATAATTAATTCAactataacaaaaaaaaattaaaacaaaatatcaGCACTTGGGAATTTCGCCCATGCCAGTACCAAAGGAAGTACTTACAACAAGCCGATTTGACACATTGTACAGGTCCACATCTGATTTCATGATGTATCTAGCCTCAAGAAGGAACTGAGTTACACCGTACTGTAGTTTAGTGAGGAGGTTTTGGCTGCTTGCCCTTTGTTCAGCTCTATTTGTTGTCACAGCCTACGATGTAGTGACACGAGTCAACAAGCTATTCAACAGTAAATACCAAGGCTAAAATGAACAGAAAATGAGGGCTCATCTGAAAGCATGAAGTTCAGAATATGACTATCGCATCACTTCGTGCTCATATTTATAAAGACCATGATGATGCAATTTAAATGCTTAGagttttaaatatgaaaaaaaatatcattatcATCATATGCAAGAGAACTTTGGTCACTGAGTACCAGCACAACCTAAACTTATGTTGTCTAGTTAAGCAAGGGGTATTGATATCAAGATTAAAATTGACCTTCTAGTGTTTAATTGTCATTTTGTATATCACACGATGCACGCATTACCATCATATCCgcttggatgaaaattttgatgtgcAGACAAGGCTCCTATGGAACCCAAGGGTCAACCATGATGCACTAAAGATTCCCAACAGAGAGGAATGGATCCAAATTCTAAATTGAAAAGTCCAAGGGATGTTTATTACAAGAGAAACTACTCCATTTGCAATTGTTTAATCGAAAGGCTCACAGAATTGTTCGTTGAGAGGTACATTTCTTGTAGCTTGATAAATAGCAGGATCTCAAGTATCGGCAAGCAATGCTTATGATGCAGGGATGAAGACCAACCTGTGCTTCAGCAAGGCAAATAAGTTTCATGACATTAGACATAGATGTCATAACCTCTATGGGTCTTTCgcgaggaagaagaggctgcAGAACAGGAAGCACATCCTCGGCCAGATAGTTGTAAACTCCAGCTGCTTTCCTGAAAAGTGTACAAGACTCTGCAAGATCTGCGCAAATGGTAGACATAAAAACTcaatgaataagaaaaaggCTGCAAGAACAATCTGAGTACATATATTAAAGACTAACCCTGCGACATAATAATCTCAAGGGCTCTCTCCCGCAAAAGTGCACCATAAAGGAAGAGAACCATCCCAAGCTCGAACCTTAGATCATTGATCTGGAAAAATTTAGGAGTCCCAAGATTGAGCATAGAAGACGCGTTGATCGCACTAGACCACCGTAACCTAAGCTCTGATGTCCATCGAAAGACCCGATTCTTGTTTTCAATCTTGTCAAGTTGCAATATTAGGTTCTCCAGCAAAGGCAAATAGAGCTCCAACTTTTGTAAGTCCTGAAGAAAAGATTTGCAAAATCAGGAACAGGATCAATAAAACATAATTATCAAGAACAGATATAATTGCCAGACCAATGTTACCCTTTGGCATTGAGAAGTGAGCCCTCCAGACATCTCCCTTTGAATAACCTCCGAGGTGAAACTAGTTCCATTTATAGATTCTTCAAGTGCTTTCCTTCTGGAACTCAAATCTTTTAAGTATTCCAATGTGCCAGAATCAAGTGCAGGGAAATTCTCTTCAAACAGTACCTGAGTAATAGAACAGAACCCAAAGTTACCACTACTTTCACATTAAACAAGAGCAGAAACCAGGATAGGTTGAAGCATCGACCTCAGAATCATAACTCATCTCAGTATTAAGATGAAAGAAACCCCAATAAAAGAACGTTTTACTACTAGAGTCCAAGATACTCTAAACAGAAACATTATCTAACCTATCTCTGGCCAAGACAATTCCACAAACGAAAAGGAGAAAACAGTTCATGGGGAGGGGAAAAATCACAATTACCTTCTTGGTCTTGAGGCCCGACAACTTGTGGGAGTGCAGCAGCATATTTGATccggaaaagaacaaaagagatGCAAACAAAAAGCACCCCACAGGCACAAAGACAAGACAGCCACAAGCAGGGAGGAAAAGAGGCAGAGATTCCAGGGAGTAGGAAAAGATCTCAGAAGGATCGAGTAAGGTGGTGTACAATTGAGGTGATTGCTTCGCAGTTGACGTGAAGAGTCAATGCACTGGCGAAGATGCTTCCcagtctctctctgtctcaccCTCTCGACGAGCTTGGGAGCTACCACGAGACTTCGACTTGGTCTTCGCTCGCAGGAAGCCATGattttcttacttttctttcttcagccATTAACGGAAATTTTGCCATTTTAGAATCGATGATTATTTTAGATGATTACTTTGCTAATTTTACATTCGATTAAAACTTCACTtcccaattgaaaaaaaaaatctcataagAAAATGTCTATGGCTGAATGCCATTAATTCCATCCGAGCACTTTCTCACTTCTCAAAAGAcatgtctatttttttattagaataaAATGTTTCAGTAAATCTGAACTTGCCACAAAACCAATATAGAGTAAGCATGAAACGGTCAGAGGACAAGGTAGAGATGAAATCTACCAGAAGTTAGAGATGAAGACGCActctattcttttttctttcatgccaAAATTTTCAGCCTGGAAAGCGAAAACTGGTCCCTACGGCGATGGTTACCTTCAAACGGACAGCTTTCACCTTTTGAAAAAGGATGATTACCATCAGccaaccttctttttttctcttttcttttgaaacaaGATAAAAATCTTGATCTTCTAAACTTTTTTCTGATCAAGTTTCAATCCTGCCACTTTTTCCTTTCAGCTTTTTCATGGTGTTGATCTTGTTTTCTTCAGCTTTAAATTTGCGTGCTCGCTGACATTTTTGTTTTAGTAAGTTTAAAAGTTGTGTTTGTATGACACCTTCGAAGAAATGACATTTTGCGAAAATCAGGTTTCGTAAAACTTAGATTTTCCAAATAGTTTCTAGAACATAATTTATGCATTCGGGTGACCACACCAAAATGAGATTTTGGGGAACCAAGTTTGTCTTCAGCCCAACTTTAATGGTCAATCAAACACGTCTAAATGttattttgcctccaaaatgaCATTTAATGATGTCAACCAACCATGCTTTGAGTGGTCTAAACTTTAAAATGTTGTTTATCATTGAGgaaaataatttgaattatAGCAACTTTGACATTATGACATTTTACCTACGACAGTTCAATGTTATATT
This window of the Nymphaea colorata isolate Beijing-Zhang1983 chromosome 2, ASM883128v2, whole genome shotgun sequence genome carries:
- the LOC116246661 gene encoding uncharacterized protein LOC116246661 isoform X1, coding for MLLHSHKLSGLKTKKVLFEENFPALDSGTLEYLKDLSSRRKALEESINGTSFTSEVIQREMSGGLTSQCQRDLQKLELYLPLLENLILQLDKIENKNRVFRWTSELRLRWSSAINASSMLNLGTPKFFQINDLRFELGMVLFLYGALLRERALEIIMSQDLAESCTLFRKAAGVYNYLAEDVLPVLQPLLPRERPIEVMTSMSNVMKLICLAEAQAVTTNRAEQRASSQNLLTKLQYGVTQFLLEARYIMKSDVDLYNVSNRLVDFISLNCLLHQARGQKHVAIELYEEGKIGLAIGVLRDAVSNMSGRSPSNESWHAVFSEEKSALRVILKRYEDENGFIYLERIPDAYELPSLEGKRIVEAIPYAPKRLGRELMFRI
- the LOC116246661 gene encoding uncharacterized protein LOC116246661 isoform X2 encodes the protein MSYDSEVLFEENFPALDSGTLEYLKDLSSRRKALEESINGTSFTSEVIQREMSGGLTSQCQRDLQKLELYLPLLENLILQLDKIENKNRVFRWTSELRLRWSSAINASSMLNLGTPKFFQINDLRFELGMVLFLYGALLRERALEIIMSQDLAESCTLFRKAAGVYNYLAEDVLPVLQPLLPRERPIEVMTSMSNVMKLICLAEAQAVTTNRAEQRASSQNLLTKLQYGVTQFLLEARYIMKSDVDLYNVSNRLVDFISLNCLLHQARGQKHVAIELYEEGKIGLAIGVLRDAVSNMSGRSPSNESWHAVFSEEKSALRVILKRYEDENGFIYLERIPDAYELPSLEGKRIVEAIPYAPKRLGRELMFRI